A stretch of the Mycobacterium sp. ITM-2016-00317 genome encodes the following:
- a CDS encoding 2-oxoglutarate and iron-dependent oxygenase domain-containing protein has translation MTTHFTEVPVLDISALRDGSGPGYDAAVHALGAAARNVGFAQIVGHGVDPELFAALLERTRAFFALPDEDKHRVYIGRSSNHRGYVPPGEEVFSAGTVDAKEAFDVSLDLPADDPRYLAGHPLLGPNQWPDLPGFREAVTAWYDAVFALSRTLLRAFAVALGEPADLFDRHVTAPPSQLRLIHYPYDPAAADRPGIGAHTDYECFTLLRPTAAGLEVLNTAGDWIDVPLIDDAFVLNIGDLLEIWTNGEFVATTHRVRKVEAERYSFPLFVNVDYDTEVAPLPAFAGNGNPPRPAVVAGEHLFAQTAQSFRYLQQRLARGEVTLPEGAHPLSTFGRKAVGVN, from the coding sequence ATGACAACGCATTTCACCGAAGTTCCGGTGCTCGACATCTCCGCCCTGCGCGACGGGTCCGGGCCCGGCTACGACGCCGCGGTGCACGCCCTCGGGGCGGCCGCCCGCAACGTCGGCTTCGCCCAGATCGTCGGCCACGGCGTGGATCCGGAACTGTTCGCGGCGCTCCTGGAGCGCACCCGCGCGTTCTTCGCGCTCCCCGACGAGGACAAGCACCGCGTCTACATCGGCCGGTCGAGCAACCACCGCGGCTACGTGCCGCCGGGTGAGGAGGTGTTCTCGGCAGGCACCGTCGACGCCAAGGAGGCGTTCGACGTGTCGCTCGACCTGCCCGCCGACGATCCGCGCTACCTGGCCGGCCACCCGCTGCTCGGCCCCAACCAGTGGCCGGACCTGCCGGGCTTCCGCGAGGCCGTGACAGCTTGGTACGACGCGGTTTTCGCGTTGTCACGCACGCTCCTGCGCGCCTTCGCAGTGGCCCTGGGCGAACCGGCCGACCTCTTCGACCGGCACGTCACCGCGCCGCCGTCGCAGCTGCGCCTGATCCACTACCCCTACGACCCCGCCGCCGCCGACCGCCCGGGCATCGGCGCGCACACCGATTACGAGTGCTTCACCCTGCTGCGGCCGACCGCGGCCGGCCTTGAGGTACTCAACACCGCGGGCGACTGGATCGACGTGCCGCTCATCGACGACGCGTTCGTGCTGAACATCGGTGACCTGCTGGAGATCTGGACCAACGGCGAGTTCGTCGCGACCACCCACCGGGTGCGCAAGGTCGAGGCCGAGCGGTACTCGTTCCCGCTGTTCGTCAACGTCGACTACGACACCGAGGTGGCGCCGCTGCCCGCGTTCGCCGGCAACGGCAACCCACCCCGGCCTGCGGTCGTCGCCGGTGAGCACCTGTTCGCCCAGACCGCGCAGAGCTTCCGGTATCTGCAACAACGGCTGGCCCGGGGGGAGGTGACACTGCCCGAGGGCGCCCACCCGCTGTCCACCTTCGGCCGGAAGGCCGTCGGCGTCAACTGA
- a CDS encoding TetR/AcrR family transcriptional regulator, producing the protein MRTPTGRPRLEDRKRPGATAREEVLDAAAELFTTLGVAATSTRQIAEAVGIRQASLYHHFRTKSDILASLLSGTVASSLVAARRLRDRPEPPAVLLHALVLIDSHLLWDSPWNLGILYLMPEVRDQQFEEFHRQRTELRAAYRELSHRVVTAQGPPPDDRFDVSGDEDAVFRLVETLPNLRADGLGAADQPQRTADLAVHVLGWHGDWPALRAASKVVIDEMSDAETADG; encoded by the coding sequence GTGCGCACCCCCACCGGACGGCCCCGCCTGGAAGACCGGAAGCGTCCCGGTGCCACCGCCCGCGAGGAGGTGCTGGACGCGGCCGCCGAACTGTTCACCACGCTCGGCGTCGCGGCCACCTCGACCCGCCAGATCGCCGAGGCGGTCGGGATCCGGCAGGCCTCGCTGTACCACCACTTCCGCACCAAGAGCGATATTCTCGCGTCGCTGCTCAGCGGCACCGTCGCGTCGTCGCTGGTGGCTGCGCGCCGGTTGCGGGACCGGCCGGAACCGCCTGCGGTGCTGCTGCACGCACTGGTCCTCATCGACAGCCACCTGCTCTGGGACAGCCCGTGGAACCTCGGCATCCTGTACCTGATGCCGGAGGTGCGCGACCAGCAGTTCGAGGAGTTCCACCGGCAGCGAACGGAATTGCGCGCGGCCTACCGCGAGCTGTCGCACCGGGTGGTCACCGCCCAGGGCCCGCCGCCGGACGACAGGTTCGACGTCAGCGGCGACGAGGATGCGGTGTTCCGGCTCGTCGAGACGCTGCCGAACCTGCGGGCCGACGGGCTGGGCGCCGCCGATCAGCCGCAGCGCACCGCCGATCTGGCTGTGCACGTGCTGGGTTGGCACGGTGACTGGCCGGCGCTGCGGGCCGCGTCGAAGGTCGTCATCGACGAGATGAGCGACGCCGAGACCGCAGACGGCTAG
- a CDS encoding M13 family metallopeptidase, with translation MTVEATSPKSTLNSGLDLRYVDTDARPQDDLFGHVNGRWLAEYRIPPDRATDGAFRTLYDRAEEQIRDLIAEAAASGAEHGTDEQRSSGSTDASRIGDLFASFMDEDTVRARGLAPLLDELAAVDAAGTPEALARVMGSLQRTGVGGGTGLYVDTDSKNSTRYLLHLTQSGIGLPDESYFRDEQHAEILAAYPGHIAAMFAQVYGGDADAHADTAAAVVALETKIAAAHWDVVKRRDADLTYNLRTFAEVVEQAPGFDWAGWLSGLGATDEQAAEVVVRQPDFLTAFAALWAGEDLEVWKNWLRWRVIHARTFLLTDELIAEDFSFYGKRLSGTEEIRERWKRGVSVVESLMGEALGRLYVERYFPPQAKARMDELVANLREAYRVSINSLDWMTPETREKALVKLDKFTPKIGYPKKWRDYSALEIARDDLYGNYRRGYALEYDRDLAKLGGPVDRDEWFMTPQTVNAYYNPGMNEIVFPAAILQPPFFDADADDAANYGGIGAVIGHEIGHGFDDQGAKYDGDGNLVDWWTDRDRDEFGKRTKALIEQYEEFVPRGLDPSHHVNGAFTVGENIGDLGGLSIALLAYKLSLKGKPAPVIDGLTGEQRVFFGWAQVWRTKSREAESIRRLAVDPHSPPEFRCNGVIRNMDAFYDAFGVGPDDELYLEPERRVHIWN, from the coding sequence GTGACGGTAGAAGCCACTTCGCCCAAGTCGACACTCAACTCCGGACTCGACCTGCGCTACGTCGACACCGACGCCCGGCCGCAGGACGACCTGTTCGGCCACGTGAACGGCCGCTGGTTGGCCGAGTACCGGATTCCGCCGGACCGGGCCACCGACGGTGCGTTCCGCACGCTGTACGACCGCGCCGAGGAACAGATCCGCGACCTCATCGCCGAGGCCGCCGCCTCCGGTGCCGAGCACGGCACCGACGAGCAGCGCAGCTCAGGTTCAACTGACGCGTCCCGCATCGGCGATCTGTTCGCGAGCTTCATGGACGAGGACACGGTCCGGGCGCGCGGGCTGGCCCCGCTGCTCGACGAGCTGGCCGCCGTCGACGCGGCCGGCACCCCCGAGGCGCTGGCCCGGGTGATGGGTTCGCTGCAGCGCACCGGTGTCGGTGGCGGCACCGGGCTCTACGTCGACACCGACTCGAAGAACTCCACCCGCTACCTGCTGCACCTGACCCAGTCCGGGATCGGGCTGCCCGACGAGTCCTACTTCCGCGACGAGCAGCACGCCGAGATCCTGGCCGCCTACCCCGGCCACATCGCCGCGATGTTCGCCCAGGTCTACGGCGGGGACGCCGACGCGCACGCCGACACGGCCGCCGCGGTCGTCGCGCTGGAGACCAAGATCGCCGCGGCGCACTGGGATGTGGTCAAGCGCCGCGACGCCGACCTGACCTACAACCTGCGCACCTTCGCCGAGGTCGTCGAGCAGGCCCCCGGCTTCGACTGGGCCGGTTGGCTTTCCGGGCTCGGAGCGACCGATGAGCAGGCCGCCGAGGTGGTGGTCCGCCAGCCGGACTTCCTGACCGCGTTCGCCGCGCTGTGGGCGGGCGAGGACCTGGAGGTCTGGAAGAACTGGCTGCGCTGGCGGGTGATCCACGCCAGGACGTTCCTGCTGACCGACGAGCTGATCGCCGAGGACTTCTCGTTCTACGGCAAGCGGCTGTCGGGCACCGAGGAGATCCGCGAACGCTGGAAGCGCGGCGTTTCGGTGGTCGAGAGCCTGATGGGTGAGGCGCTGGGCCGGCTGTACGTCGAGCGGTACTTCCCGCCGCAGGCCAAGGCGCGGATGGACGAGCTGGTGGCCAATCTTCGTGAGGCCTACCGGGTGAGCATCAACTCGCTGGACTGGATGACGCCCGAGACCCGGGAGAAGGCGCTGGTCAAGCTCGACAAGTTCACCCCGAAGATCGGCTACCCGAAGAAGTGGCGCGACTACTCCGCGCTGGAGATCGCCCGCGACGACCTGTACGGCAACTACCGGCGCGGGTACGCGTTGGAGTACGACCGGGATCTCGCCAAGCTGGGCGGGCCGGTGGACCGTGACGAGTGGTTCATGACGCCGCAGACCGTCAACGCGTACTACAACCCCGGCATGAACGAGATTGTGTTCCCGGCCGCGATCCTGCAGCCGCCGTTCTTCGACGCCGACGCCGACGACGCCGCCAACTACGGCGGCATCGGGGCGGTCATCGGCCACGAGATCGGGCACGGCTTCGATGACCAGGGCGCCAAGTACGACGGCGACGGCAACCTGGTGGACTGGTGGACCGACCGGGACCGCGACGAGTTCGGCAAGCGCACGAAGGCGCTGATCGAGCAGTACGAGGAGTTCGTGCCGCGCGGGCTGGACCCGTCGCATCACGTCAACGGCGCGTTCACCGTCGGCGAGAACATCGGCGACCTCGGCGGCCTGTCGATAGCACTGCTGGCCTACAAGCTGTCACTGAAGGGCAAGCCGGCGCCGGTGATCGACGGGCTGACCGGCGAGCAGCGCGTGTTCTTCGGCTGGGCCCAGGTGTGGCGGACCAAATCCCGTGAGGCGGAGTCGATCCGGCGGCTGGCGGTGGACCCGCACTCGCCGCCCGAGTTCCGCTGCAACGGCGTCATCCGCAACATGGACGCGTTCTACGACGCGTTCGGGGTCGGGCCCGACGACGAGCTGTACCTGGAACCCGAACGGCGCGTGCACATCTGGAACTGA
- a CDS encoding sodium:solute symporter family transporter — MIITGVAIFLLILTVSGVVSARRVRGDSTNYLVAGRALPAVLVTAVLIAQPVDSNATIGNADLSAAFGFWAGAALPIGLALCLFLMGLFFAKRLRTTNVVTLPEYFRSRFGPVIEVVASWLTVGSFVILLAGNLVAIGFLLERFLGISYAIGILLTIPLALLYTITGGMFASVYTGVAQVVVNVVAVAALVIWVATTHGFSAPEGFGADNLSQLTSAESGAVINWATIIALGLGNLVAIDLMQRVFSANSPGAAQRACFAASAGILLLCLPLSFVALAAVSIVGDAAADGPILFTLLAEYAPAWLAIIVISGLLAATLTTVSGILLSTASVLVRNVFRVDEGAAVMTHRILTATRWTTLPIAALAAVVALRVPQTGILLTLAFDLLLASLVVPFVLGLYWRRGGAAAAAAAVVVGIGVRLTFFVLTPTIYGVDNTLLYVPNAAVSPAWDGWSTLLAGAASLLAYVLVALRTGTPAAAEPDRRWRRPTGARR, encoded by the coding sequence ATGATCATCACCGGCGTTGCCATCTTCCTCCTGATCCTCACCGTCAGCGGTGTGGTCTCCGCGCGCCGGGTGCGCGGTGACTCCACCAACTACCTCGTCGCCGGCCGGGCGCTGCCCGCGGTGTTGGTCACCGCCGTGCTCATCGCCCAGCCGGTCGACTCCAACGCGACCATCGGCAACGCGGACCTGTCGGCGGCGTTCGGCTTCTGGGCCGGTGCCGCGCTGCCGATCGGCCTCGCGTTGTGCCTGTTCCTGATGGGCCTGTTCTTCGCGAAACGCCTGCGCACCACCAATGTGGTGACGCTGCCCGAGTACTTCCGGTCCCGCTTCGGCCCGGTGATCGAGGTGGTCGCGTCGTGGCTGACCGTCGGCAGCTTCGTGATCCTGCTGGCCGGCAACCTGGTCGCGATCGGCTTCCTGCTGGAACGCTTCCTCGGGATCTCCTACGCCATAGGCATTCTGCTGACCATCCCGCTGGCGCTGCTCTACACCATCACCGGCGGCATGTTCGCCAGCGTGTACACCGGGGTCGCCCAGGTGGTCGTCAACGTCGTCGCCGTTGCCGCGCTGGTGATCTGGGTGGCCACCACCCACGGCTTCTCCGCGCCGGAGGGTTTCGGCGCCGACAACCTGTCGCAGCTGACGTCCGCCGAGTCGGGTGCGGTGATCAACTGGGCGACCATCATCGCGCTGGGCCTGGGCAACCTGGTGGCCATCGACCTGATGCAGCGGGTGTTCTCGGCCAACAGCCCGGGCGCCGCGCAGCGGGCCTGCTTCGCCGCGTCGGCGGGCATCCTGCTGCTGTGCCTGCCGCTGTCGTTCGTCGCGCTGGCCGCGGTCAGCATCGTCGGTGACGCCGCCGCCGACGGCCCGATCCTGTTCACGCTGCTCGCCGAATACGCGCCTGCGTGGCTGGCCATCATCGTGATCTCCGGTCTGCTCGCCGCGACCCTGACCACGGTCAGCGGCATCCTGCTGTCCACCGCATCGGTCTTGGTGCGCAACGTGTTCCGCGTCGATGAGGGCGCCGCGGTGATGACCCACCGGATCCTGACCGCGACCCGCTGGACGACGCTGCCGATCGCGGCGCTGGCCGCCGTGGTGGCGTTGCGCGTCCCGCAGACCGGCATCCTGCTCACGCTGGCCTTCGACCTGCTGCTCGCCAGCCTGGTGGTGCCGTTCGTGCTCGGGCTGTACTGGCGCCGCGGCGGTGCTGCCGCCGCCGCGGCGGCTGTGGTCGTCGGGATCGGGGTGCGGCTGACGTTCTTCGTGCTCACCCCGACGATCTACGGCGTCGACAACACCCTGCTGTACGTGCCCAACGCGGCGGTGTCTCCCGCGTGGGACGGGTGGAGCACCCTGCTGGCCGGTGCGGCGTCGCTGCTGGCCTACGTGCTGGTCGCGCTGCGGACCGGCACGCCCGCGGCCGCGGAGCCGGACCGCAGGTGGCGCCGGCCGACCGGAGCGCGGCGCTGA